One Ensifer adhaerens genomic region harbors:
- a CDS encoding MgtC/SapB family protein → MDQITAELFPPSQIPYPVIFARILGALLMGAVIGFEREVKARPAGLKTHMLVCLAACTFGIISIESVRLGGFFDERVRIDPLRVVEAVTAGVAFLAAGTIVLSRGEVQGLTTGASLWLAGAIGISVGFGHWIVAGLAVGSAFAVLTIIGYFEAKAVRHQKPDVEPEGKASDEGGKKQA, encoded by the coding sequence ATGGATCAGATCACTGCCGAATTGTTCCCGCCATCGCAAATTCCCTATCCGGTCATTTTTGCGCGCATTCTTGGAGCGCTGCTGATGGGCGCGGTCATCGGCTTCGAGCGCGAGGTCAAGGCACGACCAGCCGGCCTCAAGACCCATATGCTCGTCTGCCTCGCAGCCTGCACCTTCGGCATCATCTCGATCGAAAGCGTCCGCCTCGGCGGCTTCTTCGACGAACGCGTCCGCATCGATCCTCTGCGCGTGGTGGAGGCGGTCACAGCCGGTGTCGCCTTTCTTGCAGCCGGCACAATCGTCTTGTCTCGCGGCGAGGTTCAGGGCCTGACGACCGGGGCCAGCCTCTGGCTTGCCGGCGCGATCGGCATTTCGGTCGGCTTCGGCCATTGGATCGTTGCCGGCCTGGCGGTCGGTTCCGCCTTCGCCGTTCTCACCATCATCGGCTACTTCGAAGCCAAGGCCGTGCGACACCAAAAGCCTGACGTGGAGCCGGAGGGTAAGGCGAGCGACGAGGGCGGCAAGAAGCAAGCCTAA
- a CDS encoding Rrf2 family transcriptional regulator: MKQDSRLARMIHVLIHMALLGGRETSETIAKMLNTNPVVVRRTMGALKRKGVVGSEGGRGGGWALLRPLGELTVLDVQRALDDGQVLAAGVSEDHPTCPVERAANAALVDAFEKAERTLLQEFAELRLSTIAERAMKDAAGSQRATHLDHQA, translated from the coding sequence ATGAAGCAAGACAGCCGGTTGGCGCGGATGATCCATGTGCTCATACACATGGCACTGCTCGGGGGACGGGAGACGTCAGAGACCATCGCCAAGATGCTGAACACCAACCCGGTGGTCGTTCGCCGGACGATGGGGGCGTTGAAGCGCAAGGGTGTCGTCGGTTCCGAAGGCGGCCGGGGAGGGGGCTGGGCGCTTCTGCGGCCGCTTGGGGAGTTGACGGTGCTCGATGTGCAGCGGGCGCTGGACGATGGGCAGGTTCTGGCGGCAGGCGTGTCCGAGGACCATCCGACCTGCCCGGTGGAGCGCGCAGCGAATGCGGCGCTGGTGGACGCCTTCGAAAAAGCGGAGCGGACCCTGCTGCAGGAGTTTGCCGAACTCAGGCTTTCAACGATTGCGGAGCGTGCGATGAAGGATGCTGCGGGGTCTCAGCGGGCAACGCACCTGGATCATCAAGCCTGA
- a CDS encoding BA14K family protein produces MKRLAIFALSLAAVATSVPPAMAFPPAVTAEIEASQVQPVQYRHHGGGYHGGYNHGHHHGGGDDWAWALGGLATGAIIGGLLAQPRYYGPGYYDEGYYGPTYSAPRYYAPRYYRQTYYGGSAHTRWCYARYRSYRAYDDTFQPYYGPRQACVSPYY; encoded by the coding sequence ATGAAGAGGCTAGCAATCTTTGCCTTGTCACTGGCGGCGGTGGCTACGAGTGTTCCGCCGGCCATGGCATTTCCTCCAGCCGTTACGGCGGAGATCGAGGCATCTCAAGTCCAACCGGTTCAGTACAGGCACCACGGCGGCGGCTATCACGGCGGCTACAACCACGGGCATCACCACGGCGGTGGCGATGACTGGGCATGGGCGCTCGGCGGATTGGCAACCGGCGCGATCATCGGCGGGCTGCTCGCGCAGCCTCGCTACTATGGCCCGGGCTATTATGACGAAGGCTATTACGGCCCGACCTATTCCGCCCCGCGCTACTATGCGCCGCGCTACTATCGCCAAACCTATTACGGAGGCAGCGCCCACACCCGCTGGTGCTACGCTCGTTACCGGTCCTACAGGGCCTATGACGACACGTTCCAGCCGTATTACGGTCCGCGGCAGGCGTGTGTCTCCCCCTACTACTGA
- the ppk2 gene encoding polyphosphate kinase 2, with protein MGKHDGKKKKGKDKSEGEIADDATTSDDSSSEGYAKELARLQQETAHLQAWVKKTGARIVIVFEGRDAAGKGGVIKRLTERVSPRVFRVTALPAPTDREKSQIYMQRYIQHLPAAGEIVIFDRSWYNRPGVERVMGFCSDDSARRFLELAPRFEAAMVESGIILLKYFLDVSEKEQEKRFRQRIADPLRQWKLSPMDVESYRRWWDYTRAYNEMIRMTDTDFAPWWIVPSDDKKRARINCISHILSSIPYERVKFSEPDLGKRQKRPDDFAADDHVRRNVPDVL; from the coding sequence ATGGGCAAGCATGACGGCAAGAAGAAAAAGGGCAAAGACAAGAGCGAAGGCGAAATAGCCGATGACGCGACGACTTCGGACGACTCGTCATCCGAGGGCTATGCCAAGGAGCTCGCCCGGCTGCAGCAGGAAACCGCCCATCTGCAGGCCTGGGTGAAGAAAACAGGCGCGCGCATCGTCATCGTCTTCGAAGGCCGCGATGCGGCCGGCAAGGGCGGTGTGATCAAGCGGCTGACCGAGCGTGTCAGCCCACGCGTCTTCCGCGTGACCGCGCTGCCGGCGCCGACCGACCGCGAGAAGTCGCAGATCTACATGCAGCGCTATATCCAGCACCTGCCCGCCGCCGGCGAGATCGTGATCTTCGATCGCTCCTGGTACAACCGCCCCGGCGTCGAGCGCGTTATGGGTTTCTGCTCGGATGACAGTGCCCGACGCTTTCTCGAGCTCGCGCCGCGTTTCGAAGCGGCCATGGTCGAAAGCGGCATCATCCTGCTCAAATACTTCCTCGACGTCAGCGAGAAGGAGCAGGAAAAGCGCTTCCGGCAGCGCATTGCCGATCCGCTGCGCCAGTGGAAGCTCAGTCCGATGGACGTCGAATCCTATCGCCGCTGGTGGGATTATACCCGCGCCTACAACGAGATGATCCGTATGACGGACACCGATTTCGCGCCCTGGTGGATCGTACCGTCGGATGACAAGAAGCGTGCCCGCATCAACTGCATCTCGCACATTCTCTCGTCGATCCCATACGAGCGCGTGAAATTCTCGGAGCCCGATCTCGGCAAGCGCCAGAAACGACCGGATGACTTTGCTGCGGACGACCACGTGCGTAGAAACGTGCCCGACGTTTTATAA
- a CDS encoding pseudoazurin has protein sequence MLNAIKSGFGIAIAAMLVAAPAAAADFEVHMLNKGKDGAMVFEPASLKVAPGDTVTFIPTDKGHNVETIKGMIPDGAEAFKSKINENYKVTFTAPGVYGVKCTPHYGMGMVGVVQVGDAPANLEAVKGAKNPKKAQERLDAALAALGN, from the coding sequence ATGTTGAATGCAATCAAGAGCGGATTTGGTATCGCGATCGCGGCAATGCTGGTCGCCGCACCGGCAGCCGCCGCGGACTTCGAAGTGCACATGCTGAACAAGGGCAAGGACGGCGCGATGGTTTTCGAGCCGGCGTCGCTGAAGGTTGCGCCTGGCGACACGGTCACCTTCATCCCGACCGACAAGGGACATAACGTCGAAACCATCAAGGGCATGATCCCCGATGGCGCCGAGGCCTTCAAAAGCAAGATCAATGAAAACTACAAGGTGACTTTCACGGCGCCGGGCGTCTACGGCGTAAAGTGCACGCCGCACTACGGCATGGGCATGGTCGGCGTCGTTCAGGTCGGCGATGCGCCGGCCAACCTGGAAGCGGTCAAGGGAGCGAAGAACCCGAAGAAGGCTCAGGAACGCCTGGACGCAGCCCTCGCGGCGCTCGGTAACTAA
- a CDS encoding patatin-like phospholipase family protein translates to MDATGSLAAKLLSETLMFDQTSLAALEALAANSDRGIVRRGEILVRQGEPSDRFFVVLSGRFTVHRDDVSDPIAEIGQGELVGEVGFFAGLPRMATVVAARDSIVLSICDHQFEKAASALPSLRQSVTTFLARRFAKQAPASPHAKGACRIRTLAIVAAGSSRVSPRFIDLLRKAFSGSTRTAFLARADIEERFPGVPIDDQPVLDWLNQLEAKTGGIVYITDDEPSDWTRVCIRQADGVLLVGEPSGSAKLNPSEQLALSVHSPSSVRLVLVHDKRAATVVGTSGWLNERPGLRQHHHVALEDIEDVERLVRFIAGQARGFVAAGGGSLGCAHLGVHKAFIEAGASFDYLGGTSSGAAMMAGFARGMNADEINRGTHEIFVRSRAFRRLTVPQYALLDHKVLDRTLQAEYGDVLIEDLWLPFFALSTNLSTGQAHVHRRGKLWQAVRASGSIPGILPPFFTADGDMLVDGAIMNNLPLEQMKELKTGPNVVVSLGGGGPGKQHIDYDSIPGASELTVRLLNPFGRSGLPKIPNLIQVIAASMLAHRPQEIALGEKDILISPPVSAAISFMDWSRHSELFAEAYHWAKSWIDERIGENDPRMEAICGLPARYGSPETHGSAQAHSAL, encoded by the coding sequence ATGGACGCCACCGGTTCCCTTGCTGCCAAGCTGTTGTCGGAGACCCTGATGTTCGACCAGACGTCATTGGCTGCGTTGGAAGCCTTGGCCGCCAATTCCGATCGCGGCATCGTGCGGCGCGGCGAGATCCTGGTCCGCCAAGGCGAGCCGTCGGACCGGTTTTTCGTGGTCCTGTCCGGCCGCTTTACCGTCCACCGGGATGACGTCTCCGACCCTATTGCCGAGATAGGGCAGGGCGAACTCGTTGGCGAGGTCGGTTTCTTCGCCGGGCTGCCGCGCATGGCTACGGTCGTTGCTGCTCGCGATTCCATTGTTCTTTCGATCTGTGACCACCAGTTCGAAAAGGCGGCGAGTGCCCTGCCGAGCCTGCGCCAATCGGTCACCACGTTTCTGGCGCGACGGTTTGCCAAGCAGGCACCGGCTTCGCCGCATGCCAAGGGCGCCTGCCGGATAAGGACGCTCGCAATTGTTGCTGCCGGAAGCAGCCGGGTTTCTCCCCGCTTCATCGACCTACTGCGCAAGGCTTTTTCCGGATCCACGCGCACGGCTTTCCTGGCGAGGGCCGACATCGAAGAGCGCTTTCCCGGCGTTCCGATCGATGATCAGCCGGTGCTGGACTGGCTCAACCAATTGGAAGCCAAGACCGGAGGCATCGTCTACATCACCGACGACGAACCAAGCGACTGGACGCGTGTCTGCATCCGCCAGGCCGATGGTGTCCTGTTGGTCGGCGAGCCGTCCGGCTCTGCAAAACTCAACCCGTCAGAGCAACTGGCGCTGTCAGTGCACTCGCCATCGAGCGTGCGGCTCGTTCTGGTGCATGACAAGCGCGCCGCAACGGTCGTCGGCACCAGCGGCTGGCTGAACGAGCGCCCCGGACTCCGGCAGCATCATCACGTGGCGCTCGAAGACATTGAGGATGTCGAGCGTTTGGTCCGCTTCATTGCCGGCCAGGCGAGGGGCTTTGTCGCAGCCGGCGGGGGCTCGCTCGGATGCGCGCATCTTGGCGTCCACAAGGCTTTTATCGAGGCCGGCGCCTCCTTCGACTATCTGGGAGGCACCAGTTCGGGAGCGGCGATGATGGCGGGCTTCGCCCGCGGCATGAACGCCGACGAGATCAATCGTGGGACGCACGAGATCTTCGTCCGCAGCCGCGCGTTCCGTCGCCTGACCGTGCCGCAATATGCGCTGCTGGATCACAAGGTGCTCGACCGCACCCTGCAGGCGGAATATGGCGACGTTCTTATCGAAGACCTCTGGCTGCCATTTTTCGCGCTGTCGACCAATCTCAGCACAGGGCAAGCGCATGTCCATCGCCGCGGAAAACTGTGGCAGGCCGTCAGGGCGTCGGGCTCGATCCCCGGCATACTGCCGCCCTTCTTCACGGCCGACGGTGACATGCTGGTCGACGGGGCGATCATGAACAATCTGCCACTGGAACAGATGAAGGAACTGAAGACAGGGCCGAACGTCGTCGTGAGCCTGGGTGGGGGCGGTCCGGGAAAACAACACATCGACTATGACAGTATTCCCGGCGCGTCCGAACTGACCGTTCGGTTGCTCAACCCCTTCGGCCGCTCGGGCTTGCCGAAAATCCCCAACCTGATCCAGGTCATTGCCGCAAGCATGCTGGCGCACCGGCCGCAGGAGATCGCTCTCGGGGAAAAGGACATCCTGATTTCCCCGCCGGTTTCAGCCGCGATCAGCTTTATGGATTGGAGCCGGCACTCCGAACTGTTCGCCGAAGCCTATCATTGGGCGAAATCATGGATTGATGAGCGTATTGGCGAGAACGACCCGAGGATGGAGGCCATTTGCGGCCTGCCGGCCCGCTATGGCTCGCCGGAAACACATGGCAGCGCGCAGGCGCATTCCGCGCTCTAG
- a CDS encoding SulP family inorganic anion transporter: MLNLPRLPLLDNLKGYQGSWLRSDISAGVAIAAVGLPSAIAYPAIAGLPPETGLYASITPLVAYALFGPSRQLIVGPDAATMTVLAAVLTTVFASSAGSADRVTAAALLALIVGMLCLIARLVRLGVLATFLSRPILTGFFAGISLSILVGQIKRVTGVQIESDGLISPILELLRQAGSIHWPTLVFALACFALLQVARFYRSPVPGPVIVVFVAVLLSYLFDFEGRGMTVVGNIPDGLPTFVLPRLEGLPIDGLLTGGAAIFLVSFGSGVIAARSFAALGGYRVDPNRELSGFGAANIAAGLFGTFPVTASDSRTAVNFAVGGRSQIASLVAAGTLMVVLLFLGDVLRILPVAALGAILAATALSLIDIDGLRRIWTVNRIEFIFALIALWGPIGLGVLNGVVIAIAATLVYLILQTMYPHDAMLGRIPGRDGFYKLHRVTEARPVPGFGACMVQDSLLFYNADYVRERLEVIAESLPKPTRWLVIDASAIPQIDSTAADMLGELQSDLKNRGVTLGLAELHTDARALLERSGVVEKIGPGMIFEGMEDALDAYETKYGRNDGQPTGSVEIKPDDHVRTGGKNGQA, from the coding sequence ATGCTGAACCTGCCTCGCCTGCCGCTTCTGGACAACCTTAAGGGGTATCAGGGAAGTTGGTTGCGCAGCGACATTTCCGCAGGCGTCGCCATTGCCGCGGTCGGATTGCCGAGCGCCATCGCCTATCCCGCCATCGCCGGGCTGCCGCCCGAGACGGGCCTTTATGCGAGCATCACGCCGCTTGTCGCCTACGCCCTTTTCGGTCCGTCGCGGCAACTGATCGTCGGACCGGATGCGGCGACGATGACGGTGCTGGCGGCCGTGCTGACGACGGTCTTCGCCTCCTCTGCCGGTAGCGCTGACCGCGTAACGGCGGCGGCCCTGCTGGCCCTCATCGTCGGCATGCTCTGCCTGATTGCACGCCTCGTCCGTCTCGGCGTGCTCGCGACCTTTCTGTCGCGCCCGATCCTCACAGGCTTCTTTGCTGGAATTTCCCTCTCGATTCTGGTTGGACAGATCAAGCGCGTCACCGGCGTCCAGATCGAGTCGGACGGGCTGATCAGCCCTATTCTCGAACTTCTGAGGCAGGCCGGCTCCATCCACTGGCCCACTCTGGTGTTTGCCTTGGCGTGTTTTGCGCTGCTGCAGGTCGCCCGCTTCTATCGCTCACCCGTTCCAGGTCCTGTTATCGTCGTCTTCGTCGCGGTGTTGTTGTCATATCTCTTCGACTTCGAAGGGCGCGGCATGACGGTCGTCGGCAACATTCCCGACGGCTTGCCGACCTTCGTCCTGCCTCGTCTCGAGGGTCTGCCGATCGATGGATTGCTGACCGGCGGCGCGGCAATCTTCCTCGTCAGTTTCGGTTCCGGCGTCATCGCCGCGCGCAGCTTTGCGGCGCTCGGCGGCTACCGCGTCGATCCGAACCGTGAACTGAGCGGCTTCGGCGCCGCCAACATTGCGGCAGGACTGTTCGGGACGTTTCCGGTGACCGCCTCGGATTCACGCACGGCCGTGAACTTTGCCGTGGGTGGGCGTTCGCAGATCGCGAGCCTCGTTGCGGCAGGGACCCTGATGGTGGTGCTGCTCTTTCTTGGTGACGTCCTTCGCATTCTGCCGGTCGCCGCGCTCGGGGCGATCCTTGCGGCAACGGCGCTCAGCCTGATCGACATCGACGGCCTCAGACGGATCTGGACCGTCAACCGCATCGAGTTCATTTTCGCGCTGATTGCCCTTTGGGGACCGATCGGCCTCGGCGTGCTGAACGGCGTGGTCATCGCCATCGCTGCAACACTGGTCTACCTCATCTTGCAGACCATGTATCCGCACGACGCCATGCTGGGCCGCATCCCCGGGCGCGACGGCTTCTACAAGCTGCATCGCGTGACCGAGGCACGCCCGGTTCCAGGCTTCGGTGCCTGCATGGTTCAAGATAGTCTGCTTTTCTATAACGCCGATTACGTCCGCGAGCGCCTCGAGGTGATCGCCGAGAGCCTGCCGAAACCTACCCGCTGGCTGGTGATCGATGCGAGCGCCATCCCGCAAATCGACAGCACCGCCGCGGACATGCTTGGAGAGTTGCAGAGCGACCTGAAGAACCGCGGCGTCACGCTCGGCCTGGCCGAATTGCATACCGATGCGCGCGCCCTGCTCGAGCGCTCCGGAGTCGTCGAGAAGATCGGCCCGGGCATGATCTTCGAGGGAATGGAAGATGCGCTCGACGCTTACGAGACCAAGTACGGGCGGAACGACGGTCAGCCGACCGGTTCTGTCGAGATCAAGCCAGATGACCATGTCCGAACGGGAGGGAAAAATGGGCAAGCATGA
- a CDS encoding alpha/beta fold hydrolase, which produces MQAQTIQTRTIRMGFIERGNGPAVLLCHGFPETSHAWRHQVAALAEAGFRAIAPDMRGYGLSECPPSVDEYSVFHIVGDMIALLDALDLSTAILVGNDWGATVAWQAAHMRPDRFCGVVAMSVPMMGQPPVPPTRIFPRTDEAELYTLYFQEPDVAEAELERDIGQTLRKILFAASGDAGARQAGDQTPNPFGMVSRRHGLLAPLPDSMPDWLTAADLDTYISAFATTGFRGGLNYYRNLDRNWQLQAAFAGVKVEIPALFMVGERDTGLTIPGMREIVDAMPPLVPQLKESIIVHGSGHWLPQERPDVVNEVLIRFARNV; this is translated from the coding sequence ATGCAGGCCCAGACAATCCAGACCCGAACCATCCGCATGGGCTTTATCGAACGGGGAAACGGCCCGGCCGTTCTGCTCTGCCATGGCTTCCCGGAGACCTCCCATGCCTGGCGGCACCAGGTAGCGGCACTTGCGGAGGCGGGCTTTCGCGCGATCGCGCCTGACATGCGCGGCTACGGCCTCTCGGAATGTCCTCCATCGGTCGACGAATACAGCGTGTTTCACATCGTCGGCGACATGATTGCTCTGCTGGATGCCCTCGACCTATCAACGGCCATCCTCGTCGGTAACGACTGGGGCGCGACCGTTGCCTGGCAGGCGGCACATATGCGGCCCGACCGTTTCTGCGGCGTCGTCGCCATGAGCGTGCCGATGATGGGCCAGCCGCCCGTTCCGCCGACCCGGATCTTCCCGCGGACCGACGAGGCAGAATTGTACACGCTCTATTTCCAGGAGCCTGATGTCGCCGAGGCGGAGCTAGAGCGTGACATCGGCCAGACGCTGCGAAAGATCCTCTTTGCGGCTTCCGGCGACGCGGGCGCGCGACAGGCCGGAGACCAGACACCCAATCCGTTCGGCATGGTATCGCGCCGGCATGGACTGCTTGCGCCGCTGCCCGACAGCATGCCCGACTGGCTCACTGCTGCAGACCTCGACACCTACATCAGCGCCTTTGCCACGACCGGTTTTCGCGGAGGGTTGAACTACTATCGAAACCTCGATCGCAATTGGCAGCTGCAGGCCGCTTTCGCCGGCGTAAAGGTCGAAATTCCTGCCCTGTTCATGGTCGGCGAGCGCGACACGGGCCTCACCATCCCCGGGATGCGCGAAATTGTCGATGCAATGCCGCCCCTCGTCCCGCAGCTCAAGGAAAGCATCATCGTGCACGGCAGCGGCCATTGGCTGCCGCAGGAGCGCCCCGATGTCGTGAACGAGGTTCTCATCCGGTTTGCCCGGAATGTTTGA
- a CDS encoding MarR family winged helix-turn-helix transcriptional regulator, with product MSKEPDTTPPLIDRIGDGLSRVATAMRTEAWSSAEAIGLNPTQLQILTFLVAGRRSGMRVKQIAGYLGVSQPTTTDSVNALLRKGLVEKRPDPSDARALSVATTPAGEDAVRQAGRLASATEDAIASLSRLEQQDLLMHLVKIIRSLQAAGAIPEQRMCVNCRYFRPHVYDDPKAPHHCAFVDAAFGPAELRVDCGEYETAEPEAQRAAWRLFNRETV from the coding sequence ATGAGCAAGGAACCTGACACGACACCGCCCCTGATCGACCGTATCGGCGACGGCCTTTCCCGCGTAGCGACGGCCATGCGCACCGAGGCCTGGTCGAGTGCTGAAGCGATCGGCCTCAATCCGACGCAATTGCAGATCCTGACCTTCCTGGTTGCCGGTAGACGCAGCGGAATGCGGGTAAAACAGATCGCCGGTTATCTCGGCGTCAGCCAGCCGACGACGACGGACTCGGTCAACGCGCTCTTGCGCAAGGGGCTGGTCGAGAAGCGGCCGGATCCGAGCGACGCGCGCGCCCTTTCGGTTGCCACCACGCCGGCCGGCGAGGACGCAGTGCGACAGGCGGGGCGGCTCGCATCGGCCACGGAGGATGCCATCGCTTCGCTTTCGAGGCTGGAGCAGCAAGATCTGCTCATGCATCTCGTCAAGATCATCCGTAGTCTGCAGGCGGCTGGCGCCATCCCGGAACAGCGCATGTGCGTCAACTGTCGATACTTCCGGCCGCATGTCTATGACGACCCGAAGGCGCCGCATCACTGCGCGTTCGTCGATGCTGCGTTCGGACCGGCGGAACTGCGCGTCGATTGCGGCGAATACGAAACGGCAGAACCCGAAGCACAAAGGGCCGCCTGGCGTCTCTTCAATCGCGAGACGGTCTGA